Part of the Camelus bactrianus isolate YW-2024 breed Bactrian camel chromosome 6, ASM4877302v1, whole genome shotgun sequence genome, CCCTGTCCCGAGCCTGTGActccacctccctctctctctctctctgtgcagcTCAATCAGCATCACCCTGGGGGCCCACAACATCCTCGAGCAGGAGGGGACCCAGCAGGTCATCCGGGTGAGAAGAGCCATCCCCCAcccagatgatgatgatgaaaacacGGCCAACGACGTCACGTTACTGCAGGCGGGGCGCGTGGCTGCACCGGTTCTCACACACTTTAACCCCAGGGCTTTGCATCCCCCATCACCTCACTCCTGTCCCTCCTTCCGGTACGACCCCTTCAATTATCCCAGAGCTGTGAAGAAAGCAACCCTACGACTGTCCCTGCAGTCTTTGTGGGCCATGGGTAGGTTAGAATGCCTTTCCTCTGCCTTCAGCTGACGAGGAAGGCCAACCTGACCACCGCTGTGAGCCCCATCCGGCTGCCCCAGGGGAAGGAGCCGGTGAAGCCAGGGATGGTGTGCAGTGTGGCCGGATGGGGGCTTCTTGGCGTGAACAAACCTGCAGCAGCAAAACTGCAGGAGGCAGAGCTTGAAGTCCAAACAGACCAGCAATGCATCCATCACTACAAACATTACGATGCCACCACCCAGATATGTGCAGGGAACCGAAGAAACAGGGAGAATTGTTTTGAGGTGAGATCCCCAGCGTTATCCAGGCAAAGCCCTGGGCACATCCCTGGCAGTGGGAACTAGCCGTATCTCCACGTCTGCAACATTTCCTCCTATCCAGTCTCTGGTCCTGTCTCCCTGGGGGATGGGAGATTGTCCCACACATATGGGCAGAGACTTCCTAGGGGAGGAGAACGGGGGATGAACAAGGCTGGGCTGAAACCTCAGGAGCCAAAACCTTCATATCAGCCACGGCCCCCTAACAGAGACCACCCACCCCCTGGGCGGCAGGGAGGGTCAGACCACAAGATGACCCAGCTCACTCCTTCCCCTCTCTGTCCACAGGGAGACTCTGGAGGCCCCTTACTGTGTAACAGTGTGGCCCAGGGCATTGTCTCCTTTGGAACCAAGGATGGTACACCTCCAAGTGTCTATACCAGAATCTCGAGCTTTCTGTACTGGATACAAAACACAATGAGAATCTGTGAACTTCAGGGACCAGACTGAGGTGCCCCGGGATGGATCTGTCCATCTTCTCTGGGGCAGAGGCCAGAACGGCATTGGGCCAAGGGGATGGAGGGGAGGCTGCCAGGGATGTAATAAACTGTCATCTTCAGAAGTCATTGATTCCTCCTTTATTCATCCACACAGATTCGTTAGGTAACAAGAGTGTCTGGCAACCCTCTGTTCAATTTTCCGGCCTGTCCCTGGCTTCCCCCTCCAGCAGACCCCTCCTTCCAACTCTGGAATAAAAATCCTGTTGCAGTGACAGCCAGCGCCCTCCGATCACACGTCCCCAGTGTCAGCTTCCCGGCCAGGCTGCCTGTGAGTCCATCAGAACACGGAGACATCTCCTCAGGAAAACTGACCCTCATCTAGAGGACGCTCCCGCCTCCTCCCtcgtccccacccccaccgcaccCCAACATTCCAGGGCCACATGGCAACGTAAGAGGATCCAGATTTCAAAGGAGGATCCCCTGAGACgcgctggggtgggggtggggggacttcTCCACCCGAACAGAAATGGAAGAGGGGAGGCTTTGAAAGAGTGTAGCTCACCCCTGCAGAACTTCCTCCCACATCAGAGTAGCCAGAGCTCAGAAGCCTGAGAACGTTTCAGGAGCGCCTCAGAGTTCCCAGGCCCAGCCCCGGGGCCTGGCCCAGCTCCGGCTTGGAGTCTTGGGCCCAGGGCCCAGTGCAGCCTCGGGTGTCCGGACAGCTCAGCCTCCTGCAGCCCCAGTTGAGCTGCAGGGCGCTCTCCCATCTTGGTCTGAgccagcctcccccacctccactgttcctgagtgtgtgtgtgtgtgtgtgtgtgtgtgtgtgtctgtgtgtgtgtgtgtgtgtctgtgtgtgtgtctgtgtgtgtgtgtctgtgtgtgtgtgtctgtgtgtacacatacatatctcCAAAGGAAACTCATTGTAATGAAAAGTATTGGTCTCAGGGGTTTCCTAATGTTTCAAAGGTGTCTAACAGCCTACAGCATACTGAGCAaactttttcttctacttttcaacatctcttaatttttttatataagaTTGTTCAGGAAAGTGAACTTTTTCAAAAACCATGCACCTGAGAGAAGGCTCGGCTGAGGAGGAGAGGCTTACTGAATGTTTGCATTGGTCAGTGAGTCTCACTAAGGGAAAACGCATTTTGGGTATAGAAGTAACACATGCTCATCACAGAAAGACACTTAAATACAGaacatataaataagaaaataaaaattactgggAATTCTACCACCCCGAAGTCATCATCACGAATGCTTAAGTGTCTTTCCTTCCACTCTTTGTCTACTGACTCGTAAGCGGCTGTTCTGTCGGCATTGGAATTGGGCTATTTAGAACTCCTCgtgccttcctttccctttctcttctggcCCCACGGGGGTGAGAGTGTGGGGAAGCACGCAAGAGGTCAGGATCGCCACGGACAAGGGCATCAGAGACACGGGTCTCTGGACACTGGACAGAGAACACTCAGTGCAGAGTAACTATTAGGATGAACGGCATCCGGGTCTGATTTCATCTGAATGGAAAAGAACCAAGAGTGGGGACATGGGGACACTCTTGATTCATGATGGAGCCGACTCTGGGGGTCCAGCCCCTCTGCTGGCCGCACCTCAGACTTCACTCTCTTGTGCTTGCTTCTTGTTTTCACCTTGTGACTCAGCAGTGGGAGGGCAAGTGTGGTGACAGCGCCCTTCTCACCCAGCCCAAGGCAGGGACCAGGGACCCCCACGTTGCTGGCTGACATCCGGCCCAGGAGTCTGTGCCGGGCTGAGCCTCCCCTCCTCCGGTCCCCTGGGCTTTGtgtctggaa contains:
- the LOC105068826 gene encoding mast cell protease 1A; translated protein: MVYLPKLSGLCPTPSETSKSDPICLLQPNAPRAHRQAGMFLLGKIIRGYEAEPHSRPYMAFLQIQTSGNIILCGGFLVREDFVLTAAHCWGSSISITLGAHNILEQEGTQQVIRVRRAIPHPDDDDENTANDVTLLQLTRKANLTTAVSPIRLPQGKEPVKPGMVCSVAGWGLLGVNKPAAAKLQEAELEVQTDQQCIHHYKHYDATTQICAGNRRNRENCFEGDSGGPLLCNSVAQGIVSFGTKDGTPPSVYTRISSFLYWIQNTMRICELQGPD